One part of the Bradyrhizobium sp. CB1650 genome encodes these proteins:
- a CDS encoding YbfB/YjiJ family MFS transporter — MLYGLGAIVGPLVTGHLGDRAGFGPALRAAFLVEAAAVLLPTVSTAPVSLIVSSVVVGGFTPGIVPLVLGRIHELVPHSTEQQRATWSHATTSFALFQAAAAYGFSWLYAQTGGDYLVLFALGGGAVVLALAIDLALALITRKA, encoded by the coding sequence GTGCTGTACGGCCTCGGCGCGATCGTCGGCCCGCTCGTCACCGGTCATCTCGGCGACAGGGCGGGATTTGGCCCAGCGCTGCGTGCAGCGTTCCTGGTGGAGGCGGCGGCCGTGCTGCTGCCCACCGTGAGCACCGCACCGGTCTCGCTGATCGTCTCGAGCGTTGTGGTCGGCGGCTTCACGCCCGGCATTGTGCCGCTCGTGCTCGGGCGCATCCACGAGCTCGTGCCGCACTCTACCGAGCAGCAGCGCGCGACCTGGAGCCACGCCACCACCAGCTTCGCGCTGTTCCAGGCGGCGGCGGCCTACGGCTTCTCATGGCTCTATGCGCAGACCGGCGGCGACTATCTCGTGCTGTTCGCCCTCGGCGGCGGCGCCGTGGTGCTGGCGCTCGCGATCGATCTCGCCCTGGCGCTAATCACACGCAAAGCGTAA
- a CDS encoding NAD(P)/FAD-dependent oxidoreductase, translated as MSQEHFDVLIVGAGLSGIGAGFHLQTKCPTKSYVILEGRDCIGGTWDLFRYPGIRSDSDMFTLGYSFKPWTDPKAIADGPQILRYVRETAAENGIDRKIRYRHRVKRACWSTGDARWTVEVERTTGEGAAELVRFSCNFLFMCSGYYKYEEGYTPEFKGTADFQGRIVHPQKWTEDVDYAGKRVVVIGSGATAVTLVPELAKKASQVVMLQRSPTYVVSRPAQDLLANKLRRNLPATLAYHLIRWRNVMWGMFFFQLSRRRPAKVKELILKGVRMALGPDYDVATHFTPRYNPWDQRLCLVPDGDLFKAIREQRACVVTSEIETFTRDGIRLKDGSELAADIIVTATGLVLQVVGGLEISVDGRAVDFAKTLTYKGMMYADVPNLASAFGYTNASWTLKCDLTCEYVCRLINYMDRCNFRQCVPHNGDPAVSLQPSLDFTSGYVQRSIARMPKQGSKRPWRLYQNYALDIVSLRYGRIDDGVMQYS; from the coding sequence ATGTCCCAAGAACATTTCGACGTGCTGATCGTCGGTGCCGGCCTGTCCGGCATCGGCGCGGGCTTTCACCTTCAGACGAAATGCCCGACCAAGAGCTACGTCATCCTCGAGGGGCGCGACTGCATCGGCGGCACCTGGGATCTCTTCCGCTATCCCGGCATCCGCTCCGACAGCGACATGTTCACGCTCGGCTATTCCTTCAAGCCGTGGACCGATCCGAAGGCGATCGCCGACGGGCCGCAAATCCTGAGATATGTGCGGGAGACGGCGGCCGAGAATGGCATCGACCGGAAGATCCGCTATCGCCATCGTGTCAAGCGCGCGTGCTGGTCGACGGGCGATGCGCGCTGGACCGTCGAGGTCGAGCGCACCACGGGCGAGGGCGCGGCCGAGCTCGTGCGCTTCAGCTGCAATTTCCTGTTCATGTGCTCCGGCTACTACAAATATGAGGAAGGCTATACACCGGAGTTCAAGGGTACGGCGGATTTCCAGGGCCGTATCGTGCATCCGCAGAAATGGACCGAGGATGTCGACTACGCGGGAAAGCGCGTCGTCGTGATCGGCTCGGGCGCGACCGCGGTGACGCTGGTCCCGGAGCTCGCCAAGAAGGCGTCGCAGGTCGTGATGCTTCAGCGTTCGCCGACCTACGTGGTCTCGCGGCCGGCGCAGGATCTGCTCGCCAACAAGCTTCGCCGCAACCTGCCGGCGACGCTCGCCTATCATCTGATCCGCTGGCGCAACGTGATGTGGGGGATGTTCTTCTTCCAGCTCAGCCGGCGCCGCCCGGCAAAGGTCAAGGAGCTGATCCTCAAGGGCGTGCGCATGGCGCTGGGCCCCGACTACGACGTCGCGACCCATTTCACGCCGCGCTACAATCCTTGGGATCAGCGGCTGTGCCTCGTGCCCGACGGCGATCTCTTCAAGGCGATTCGCGAGCAGCGCGCCTGCGTGGTCACGAGCGAAATCGAGACATTCACGCGCGATGGCATCCGCCTGAAGGACGGCAGCGAGCTTGCGGCCGATATCATCGTCACGGCCACGGGCCTGGTGCTCCAGGTCGTCGGCGGCCTCGAGATCAGCGTCGACGGCCGCGCCGTCGATTTCGCGAAGACGCTGACCTACAAGGGCATGATGTATGCTGACGTGCCGAACCTTGCCTCGGCGTTCGGCTACACCAATGCGTCCTGGACGCTGAAATGCGATCTCACCTGCGAATATGTCTGCCGGCTGATCAATTACATGGACCGCTGCAATTTCCGGCAGTGCGTGCCGCACAATGGCGACCCGGCGGTCTCTCTGCAGCCCTCGCTCGATTTCACCTCGGGCTATGTGCAGCGCTCGATTGCGAGGATGCCGAAGCAAGGTTCGAAGCGGCCGTGGCGGCTCTACCAGAACTATGCACTCGACATTGTCTCCCTGCGCTATGGCAGGATCGACGACGGCGTGATGCAGTATTCCTGA
- a CDS encoding LysR family transcriptional regulator yields MDQLDAMKVFVLAVDEGSLAAAGRKLGRSPAAVSRAIAFLEGRVGAELLHRTTRSIKLSEEGERYVAICRRVLTELEEADDITAGPRAAPRGTLAITAPVVSGEMVLRPILDAFLDAYPTVSAKLLLFDRAVNLIEEGIDVALRIGPLSDSAMVAMKLGDARRVVVAAPRYLSQHPRIEEPGDLAKHQIIAMAHLPSSWSFAPQAGSSSPRTVQFTPRLMINSTYAAVASAVAGRGVARMYSYQVAEQVHRGELDIVLAGDEDPEMPVHLISPQGRLSVPKVRAFTDFAVPRLKKQFAVLKKAIDTR; encoded by the coding sequence ATGGATCAGCTGGACGCGATGAAGGTGTTCGTCCTTGCGGTAGACGAGGGCAGTCTTGCTGCCGCAGGGCGCAAGCTTGGCCGCTCGCCGGCGGCCGTGAGCCGCGCCATCGCTTTCCTGGAGGGGCGCGTCGGCGCCGAGCTCCTGCACCGGACGACGCGGTCGATCAAGCTCAGTGAGGAGGGCGAGCGCTACGTCGCGATCTGCCGCCGCGTGCTGACCGAGCTGGAGGAAGCCGACGATATCACGGCCGGCCCGCGCGCGGCGCCACGCGGCACGCTCGCGATCACCGCGCCGGTGGTGTCGGGCGAAATGGTGTTGCGGCCGATCCTCGACGCCTTCCTGGATGCTTACCCGACAGTGTCGGCAAAGCTGCTGCTGTTCGACCGCGCGGTCAATCTGATCGAGGAGGGCATCGATGTGGCGCTCCGTATCGGTCCTCTCTCGGACTCTGCAATGGTTGCGATGAAGCTCGGTGACGCGCGCCGTGTGGTGGTGGCCGCGCCGCGATATCTGAGCCAGCATCCGCGTATCGAGGAGCCGGGCGATCTCGCCAAGCACCAGATCATTGCCATGGCCCACCTGCCGAGTTCATGGAGCTTTGCGCCGCAGGCTGGCTCCTCCAGCCCGCGCACCGTCCAGTTCACGCCGCGGCTCATGATCAACAGCACCTATGCCGCGGTCGCCTCGGCGGTTGCCGGCCGCGGCGTCGCGCGGATGTATTCCTACCAGGTCGCCGAGCAGGTGCATCGCGGCGAGCTCGATATCGTGCTGGCCGGCGACGAGGATCCCGAGATGCCCGTGCACCTGATCTCGCCGCAGGGTCGGCTCTCGGTGCCGAAAGTGCGAGCCTTTACGGACTTCGCCGTGCCGCGGCTGAAGAAGCAGTTCGCGGTCCTGAAGAAAGCGATCGACACTCGCTGA